One genomic segment of Catalinimonas alkaloidigena includes these proteins:
- the lpdA gene encoding dihydrolipoyl dehydrogenase: MADKSYDLIVIGSGPGGYVAAIRASQLGMKVAVVEKAELGGICLNWGCIPTKALLKSAQVYDYIKHAKDYGIDIKDHSVDFPTMVKRSRNTAAKMSKGIQFLFRKNKIDTLVGHGKVISKGSVEVSGEDKKSEIYKAKHIILATGGRSRELPSLPIDNEKIVGYRKAMVMEKQPKRMVVVGSGAIGMEFAYFYHTIGTEVTVVEFMPRILPVEDEEVSKQLEKIYKKSGIKIMTSSEVTSVDTKGKGCKVKVKTQKGEESIDCDVVLSAVGIATNLENLGIEQAGIKLNDKKNQVQVDEYYRTNVDGIYAIGDIVKGPALAHVASAEGIICVEKIAGMDVEPLDYNNLPGCTYCWPEVASVGYTEQGARDAGYDIRVGKFPFSASGKASAAGANEGFVKLIFDKKYGEWLGAHMLGANVTEMIAEVVAARKLETTGHEIIKSVHPHPTMSEAVMEAAAAAYDEVIHL; encoded by the coding sequence ATGGCTGATAAAAGTTATGATCTCATCGTCATCGGGAGTGGCCCGGGCGGCTATGTAGCAGCAATAAGAGCCTCACAACTGGGCATGAAAGTGGCCGTAGTAGAGAAGGCGGAACTGGGGGGCATATGCCTGAACTGGGGCTGCATCCCTACCAAAGCCCTGCTCAAGAGTGCCCAGGTATACGACTATATCAAACACGCTAAAGACTATGGTATAGATATCAAAGACCATTCGGTAGATTTTCCTACCATGGTGAAGCGCAGCCGTAACACTGCCGCTAAGATGAGCAAAGGGATTCAGTTCCTTTTTCGGAAAAACAAAATAGATACACTGGTAGGCCATGGTAAGGTCATCAGCAAGGGTTCTGTAGAAGTAAGCGGAGAAGATAAGAAGTCAGAAATTTATAAGGCGAAGCATATTATCCTGGCTACCGGAGGGCGTTCCCGCGAGCTACCTAGCTTACCGATTGACAATGAGAAAATTGTCGGTTACCGCAAGGCAATGGTGATGGAGAAGCAGCCCAAGAGAATGGTAGTAGTAGGTTCAGGCGCCATCGGTATGGAATTCGCTTATTTCTATCATACCATTGGTACTGAAGTAACCGTAGTAGAGTTTATGCCCCGTATCCTGCCGGTAGAGGATGAAGAAGTATCCAAGCAACTGGAGAAAATATATAAGAAGTCTGGCATCAAGATCATGACCAGCTCCGAAGTAACCAGCGTAGACACCAAGGGCAAGGGTTGCAAAGTGAAAGTAAAGACTCAGAAAGGCGAAGAGTCTATCGACTGCGATGTGGTACTTTCGGCAGTAGGTATCGCTACCAACCTGGAAAACCTGGGCATTGAACAGGCAGGCATCAAATTAAATGATAAGAAAAACCAGGTGCAGGTAGATGAATACTACCGTACCAATGTAGATGGTATCTATGCCATTGGTGATATTGTAAAAGGCCCTGCTTTGGCACACGTAGCTTCTGCCGAAGGGATCATCTGCGTAGAGAAAATCGCTGGTATGGATGTAGAGCCTCTTGACTACAATAACCTGCCTGGCTGTACTTACTGCTGGCCTGAAGTAGCTTCAGTAGGCTATACCGAGCAAGGGGCTCGTGATGCCGGTTATGATATCCGTGTAGGTAAATTCCCTTTCTCAGCCTCAGGTAAAGCCAGTGCTGCCGGAGCTAACGAAGGCTTTGTTAAGCTGATCTTTGATAAAAAATACGGCGAGTGGCTGGGCGCTCATATGCTGGGCGCAAACGTAACGGAGATGATCGCTGAGGTGGTAGCTGCCCGTAAGCTGGAAACTACCGGACATGAGATTATCAAGTCGGTACATCCTCATCCCACCATGTCAGAAGCCGTGATGGAAGCCGCCGCCGCTGCTTATGATGAGGTAATCCATTTGTAG
- a CDS encoding peptide chain release factor 3 — translation MANLTQEIAKRRTFGIISHPDAGKTTLTEKLLLFGGAIQTAGAVKSNKIKQHATSDFMEIEKQRGISVATSVMGFEYQNGHAEPIKINLLDTPGHQDFAEDTYRTLTAVDSVIMVIDCVKGVETQTEKLMEVCRMRNTPVIAFINKLDREGQDPYDLLDEIESKLNINVRPLSWPIGMGKRFKGVYSLYNKSLFLFQPSKQKLQNEGVSIKDINDPALEKQIGEDFAAQLREDEELINGVYPEFDIESYRRGEVAPVFFGSAVNNFGVKELLDTFINIAPFPKSRATEERDVDPEEEKFTGFVFKIHANMDPRHRNRIAFVRVCSGKFERNKNYYHTRLNKNFKFSNVTAFMAQDKEIIEEAFPGDIVGLYDTGNLKIGDTLTEGEKGTFKGIPSFSPEIFKEVINQDAMKTKQLDKGLNQLMDEGVAQLFTYEMGSRRVVGTVGVLQFDVIQYRLLHEYGAKCTFQPINLYKACWISSKDPKKLREFIRSKERYIAKDKEGKYVFMAETKAWLQMVQDNFPDIDFHFTSEY, via the coding sequence ATGGCCAATCTGACACAAGAAATAGCGAAAAGAAGAACTTTCGGAATCATCAGTCACCCTGATGCAGGAAAAACTACCCTTACAGAGAAATTACTCCTCTTTGGAGGGGCGATACAGACTGCCGGTGCGGTAAAGTCCAATAAAATCAAGCAGCATGCTACCTCCGACTTTATGGAGATAGAGAAGCAAAGAGGTATTTCTGTGGCTACTTCAGTGATGGGGTTTGAATATCAAAACGGTCATGCCGAGCCCATCAAAATTAACCTGCTGGATACGCCGGGTCACCAGGACTTTGCCGAAGATACTTACCGCACCCTCACCGCAGTAGATAGTGTAATTATGGTGATTGATTGTGTGAAAGGAGTGGAGACGCAAACAGAGAAACTGATGGAAGTATGTCGCATGCGAAATACGCCGGTGATTGCCTTCATTAACAAACTGGACCGCGAAGGGCAGGACCCTTACGATCTGCTGGATGAGATTGAGAGCAAGCTGAATATCAATGTTCGTCCTTTGAGCTGGCCTATTGGTATGGGAAAACGCTTCAAAGGTGTATACAGCCTGTACAACAAAAGCCTTTTCCTCTTTCAGCCCAGTAAGCAAAAACTGCAAAATGAGGGAGTAAGCATTAAAGATATCAATGATCCCGCCCTTGAAAAACAGATTGGTGAAGACTTTGCCGCCCAGCTTCGTGAAGATGAAGAGCTGATCAATGGCGTATATCCTGAGTTTGACATAGAGTCTTACCGTCGTGGTGAGGTGGCACCTGTCTTTTTTGGCAGTGCGGTCAATAATTTTGGGGTAAAAGAGCTGCTGGATACCTTCATCAATATCGCTCCTTTTCCGAAGAGCCGTGCCACTGAAGAAAGAGATGTAGACCCTGAGGAAGAAAAGTTCACCGGCTTTGTCTTTAAGATTCATGCCAATATGGATCCGCGTCACCGCAACCGTATCGCTTTTGTAAGGGTGTGTTCCGGTAAGTTTGAGCGGAACAAGAATTACTACCATACACGTCTGAATAAGAATTTTAAGTTTTCTAACGTAACTGCCTTTATGGCACAGGACAAGGAAATCATAGAGGAAGCCTTTCCCGGTGATATCGTGGGCCTTTATGATACCGGTAACCTGAAAATAGGAGATACCCTTACTGAAGGGGAAAAAGGTACTTTTAAAGGGATTCCAAGTTTTTCTCCCGAGATTTTCAAAGAAGTGATTAATCAGGATGCCATGAAAACCAAGCAGTTGGATAAAGGACTGAACCAGCTGATGGACGAAGGTGTGGCACAGCTATTTACTTACGAGATGGGCTCCAGAAGAGTAGTGGGCACCGTAGGAGTGCTGCAGTTTGATGTGATCCAGTATCGTCTTTTGCATGAGTATGGTGCAAAATGTACGTTTCAGCCTATCAACCTTTACAAAGCCTGCTGGATCAGTAGTAAAGACCCAAAAAAGCTGAGAGAGTTTATCCGTTCCAAAGAACGCTACATTGCCAAAGATAAAGAAGGTAAGTATGTGTTTATGGCTGAAACCAAGGCCTGGCTGCAAATGGTACAGGATAATTTCCCTGATATTGACTTCCACTTCACCTCTGAATATTAA
- a CDS encoding DUF4168 domain-containing protein, producing MKSKFFACLCATLSVLMISSADLVHAQGLPGAAQQQPVKEDFTDEELKTFIQANKSVVQVQQAAEQKMMQAIEETDMDVNRFNEIATAQQDPQADAEASAEEMATFNEAAQKVMAVQRETQSEIAAAVEEEGMEFNEYRQIMMAYQNSPKVQEQITKLIEEEQSQN from the coding sequence ATGAAGAGTAAATTTTTTGCATGCTTATGCGCGACCCTTTCTGTCTTGATGATTAGTTCGGCAGATCTTGTGCATGCACAGGGCTTGCCTGGTGCTGCCCAACAACAGCCGGTGAAAGAAGATTTTACCGATGAAGAATTAAAAACTTTTATACAGGCTAACAAAAGCGTGGTGCAGGTGCAGCAGGCCGCTGAACAGAAAATGATGCAGGCCATAGAGGAAACGGATATGGATGTGAACCGCTTCAATGAGATTGCTACTGCTCAGCAAGACCCACAAGCTGATGCGGAAGCTTCTGCTGAGGAGATGGCCACTTTCAATGAAGCAGCACAAAAGGTGATGGCTGTACAAAGAGAAACACAATCGGAAATCGCCGCCGCTGTAGAGGAAGAGGGCATGGAATTTAATGAGTACCGTCAAATTATGATGGCTTATCAGAACAGCCCTAAAGTGCAGGAGCAGATTACCAAACTGATAGAGGAAGAGCAAAGTCAAAACTAA
- a CDS encoding cystathionine gamma-synthase, with translation MKFGTKTIHAGVEPDPTTGAIMTPIYQTSTYVQSSPGKHKGFEYARSQNPTRLALENSLAALENGSHARCFASGMAATDAVIKLLKPGDEVISTNDLYGGTYRIFTKVFANYGIKFHFVPMNDLEQIKAKMNSNTKMLWVETPTNPMMNIIDIKAVVDLAQDHQAKVVVDNTFATPYLQNPLDLGADIVVHSITKYLGGHSDTVMGCTIVKDAELDEQLGFLQNSCGAVPGPQDCFLVLRGIKTLHVRMQRHCENGRMIAEYLNAHENVDRVYWPGLPSLAGHEIAKKQMRDFGGMISFVLKGDSMDDAFRALEKLSMFSLAESLGGVESLAGHPASMTHASIPRDERLKTGLSDSLIRLSVGIEDAEDLIADLEQAIG, from the coding sequence ATGAAGTTCGGAACAAAAACAATTCATGCTGGTGTAGAACCCGATCCTACAACCGGTGCGATAATGACGCCTATTTATCAGACTTCCACCTATGTGCAGAGCTCTCCCGGCAAGCACAAAGGCTTTGAATATGCACGTAGCCAGAACCCTACCCGACTAGCGCTGGAAAATAGTCTGGCTGCATTGGAGAATGGTTCCCATGCCCGCTGCTTTGCTTCAGGCATGGCCGCCACCGATGCGGTGATCAAGCTTTTAAAGCCCGGAGATGAAGTGATCAGTACCAATGATCTGTACGGAGGTACCTATCGTATCTTTACCAAAGTCTTCGCCAACTATGGCATCAAATTTCATTTTGTGCCTATGAATGATCTGGAGCAGATCAAAGCGAAGATGAACAGCAATACTAAAATGCTTTGGGTAGAGACGCCTACCAACCCTATGATGAACATCATTGACATCAAAGCGGTGGTCGACTTAGCCCAAGATCATCAGGCCAAAGTGGTAGTAGACAATACTTTTGCTACACCTTATCTGCAAAACCCGCTGGACCTGGGGGCTGATATTGTGGTGCATTCTATCACCAAATACCTGGGAGGCCATTCTGATACCGTGATGGGCTGTACCATTGTGAAAGACGCTGAATTGGATGAGCAACTGGGGTTTTTGCAAAATAGCTGTGGAGCAGTACCTGGTCCGCAGGATTGCTTCCTGGTACTGAGAGGAATCAAGACGCTGCACGTTCGCATGCAGCGCCATTGCGAGAACGGACGTATGATAGCTGAATATCTGAATGCTCACGAAAATGTGGACCGCGTCTACTGGCCGGGCCTGCCATCTCTGGCCGGGCATGAAATCGCAAAGAAGCAGATGCGTGATTTTGGGGGGATGATCTCTTTCGTGCTCAAGGGCGATAGTATGGATGATGCTTTTCGTGCGCTGGAGAAGCTAAGCATGTTTTCTCTGGCAGAGTCTTTAGGGGGCGTAGAATCTCTGGCTGGACATCCCGCCAGCATGACGCACGCCAGCATCCCCAGAGATGAACGCTTGAAAACCGGCCTGAGTGATTCATTAATCAGATTAAGCGTAGGCATTGAAGATGCGGAAGACCTGATTGCCGACCTGGAACAGGCTATCGGCTAA
- a CDS encoding DUF1579 family protein: MKKSPLLFQLIFFFSLISHSSFAIDQALAPENYFDFWLGEWNLKWYHEDGSVSTGYNRIVKILDGKVIQENFESYSEKEEVPLKGMSLSVYNPRSQQWHQAWTDNQGSYFNFIGEVEGDTRIFSMETSTPEGGKMILRMVFSNIEEDSLLWTWEASDDGGDSWKQRWQIHYERRIVSE; the protein is encoded by the coding sequence ATGAAAAAGTCACCCCTACTGTTTCAACTAATCTTCTTCTTTTCTCTTATTAGCCATAGCTCGTTTGCCATTGACCAAGCACTCGCTCCTGAGAATTATTTTGATTTCTGGCTGGGTGAGTGGAACCTCAAATGGTATCATGAAGATGGCAGTGTAAGCACAGGCTACAATCGTATTGTCAAAATTCTGGACGGAAAAGTGATACAGGAAAACTTTGAGTCATACAGTGAAAAAGAAGAAGTCCCGCTCAAGGGGATGAGCCTTTCGGTGTACAACCCCCGTTCTCAGCAATGGCATCAGGCCTGGACGGACAATCAGGGGAGTTATTTTAATTTCATAGGTGAAGTGGAAGGCGATACGCGCATTTTCTCAATGGAAACCTCTACTCCGGAAGGGGGAAAAATGATTCTCAGGATGGTTTTCTCTAACATTGAAGAGGATAGCCTGCTCTGGACCTGGGAGGCTTCAGACGATGGAGGAGATAGCTGGAAACAAAGGTGGCAGATTCATTATGAGAGGCGAATAGTTAGTGAGTGA
- a CDS encoding RluA family pseudouridine synthase, which translates to MLKLDILYEDNHLLVVNKRAGSLVQGDITGDKPLVEAGKNYLKKKYNKPGAVFLGVVHRLDRPVSGVVVMARTSKALTRMNQLFQKKEVQKIYWAVVSRRPESPEGKLVHWLRKDSSRNVTKPFNKEVAESKKAELDYALKAQQKDDYLLEVKPLTGRSHQIRVQLAAMGCAIKGDLKYGYPEPNSDQNIALHARSLSFVHPVKKEKVHFDAPLPDTAYWQPFQHLV; encoded by the coding sequence ATGCTGAAACTGGATATTTTGTACGAAGATAACCATCTGCTGGTCGTTAATAAGCGGGCTGGCAGTCTGGTGCAGGGTGATATTACCGGAGATAAGCCATTGGTAGAAGCGGGTAAAAACTATCTCAAAAAAAAGTATAATAAGCCCGGTGCGGTCTTTCTGGGCGTAGTTCATCGCCTGGATAGGCCAGTAAGCGGTGTGGTGGTAATGGCTCGTACTTCCAAAGCACTTACCCGCATGAACCAGCTTTTCCAGAAGAAAGAAGTTCAAAAAATATACTGGGCAGTGGTTTCTCGTAGGCCTGAATCTCCTGAAGGTAAATTGGTTCATTGGCTAAGGAAAGACAGTAGTCGTAATGTAACTAAGCCCTTTAATAAAGAAGTGGCCGAAAGTAAAAAAGCAGAACTTGACTATGCGCTGAAGGCGCAGCAAAAAGATGATTATTTGCTGGAAGTGAAGCCATTAACCGGCAGGTCCCACCAGATCAGGGTACAGCTGGCAGCAATGGGTTGTGCTATCAAAGGAGATCTCAAATACGGCTATCCGGAACCTAATTCTGATCAGAATATTGCCCTGCATGCCCGTAGCCTAAGCTTCGTACATCCGGTCAAAAAAGAAAAAGTACATTTTGACGCACCGCTCCCGGATACAGCCTACTGGCAACCCTTTCAACATCTGGTTTAA
- a CDS encoding DUF2971 domain-containing protein encodes MALFSSKYIRYDDKEEIANAFPDTIYKYRAWDNDFHKRILTNFEIFFSSPENLNDPYDCNLAYRYESMNSIEKIGLAERTLKGANEGNRKYRRKKARELAATPYMNDKEYLRKSGEMQLMRLRKNAGVFCASSNPKSNLMWSYYADSHKGFCIGFDTIGLYYDTNASLGNVIYQKDFPLLKPSTDRSFDIFRQLHTKSRERHHEEEIRLAHYHIKEEERVRKIRVSTLKMIIAGMRMPEIHLLEMAETVSKIGEASGYQIELLKVQQKTNSYELEFNKIQF; translated from the coding sequence ATGGCACTTTTCTCTTCCAAATACATAAGGTACGATGATAAGGAAGAAATAGCGAATGCTTTTCCTGATACTATTTATAAATATAGAGCGTGGGATAATGATTTCCACAAGAGAATATTAACTAACTTTGAAATTTTTTTTTCATCCCCAGAAAATTTAAATGATCCCTATGACTGTAATCTGGCTTACAGGTATGAATCAATGAACAGCATAGAAAAGATTGGTCTTGCTGAAAGAACTTTAAAGGGCGCAAATGAGGGGAATAGAAAATATAGGAGAAAAAAAGCTAGGGAGCTAGCAGCTACTCCCTACATGAATGATAAAGAGTACCTTAGAAAGAGTGGAGAAATGCAATTGATGAGATTAAGAAAGAATGCAGGTGTTTTTTGCGCCTCGAGTAACCCTAAAAGCAATTTAATGTGGTCTTATTACGCTGATTCTCACAAAGGCTTTTGTATTGGCTTTGATACGATTGGTCTCTATTATGACACAAATGCAAGTTTAGGAAATGTAATTTATCAAAAAGATTTTCCGCTTCTAAAGCCAAGTACAGATAGAAGTTTTGATATTTTCAGACAATTACATACAAAATCGAGGGAGAGGCATCATGAAGAAGAGATACGTTTAGCCCACTATCATATTAAAGAAGAAGAAAGAGTACGTAAAATCAGAGTAAGTACTTTAAAGATGATAATAGCTGGAATGAGAATGCCAGAAATACACTTATTAGAAATGGCTGAGACTGTTAGTAAAATAGGAGAAGCTAGTGGGTACCAAATTGAATTACTTAAAGTACAACAAAAGACTAATAGTTACGAGTTAGAGTTTAACAAAATACAGTTTTAA
- a CDS encoding helix-turn-helix domain-containing protein, with amino-acid sequence MNPSSPSLDHWTIIFLFAAAHGLFLSWVIYFHKKGRQSANRLLAAIMLLFAISLVYYVAYWTQYINLIHRAFGIVLLFPMLIGPLFLGYFHRLNGRKFERKDWLHYLPFTLVLIWYAPIYFNADTSVLNQAVTDILYSRQTMFFRVILLNAHVLAYCIYLFIYLSKQQQVRLSGDKFTDRRIGWMRKSAFCYLGFTLSFLSYYLLVYTIDFSIVYDYAISASMTIFIYMVGYMGYRQPEVITGYAEEAAQKYVKSGLSTEEAEVYTEQLLQYMKLERPYLSPELKLGDLAGKLEVSRHHLSQIINGQLGLTFSDFVNRYRVEEAQRILADADYRELKILAVAFEAGFNTKASFYNAFRKMTGTSPKRYRKQQLKLQRQLN; translated from the coding sequence ATGAACCCCTCATCCCCCTCATTAGACCACTGGACAATCATCTTTCTGTTTGCGGCAGCACACGGGCTGTTTCTTTCGTGGGTAATTTATTTCCATAAGAAAGGCCGTCAGTCGGCCAATCGCTTACTGGCAGCAATCATGCTACTATTTGCCATTTCTTTGGTGTATTACGTAGCCTACTGGACACAGTACATAAACCTTATACACAGGGCATTTGGTATCGTTTTACTTTTCCCTATGTTAATTGGTCCATTGTTTTTAGGATACTTCCACAGACTCAACGGAAGAAAGTTTGAACGAAAAGACTGGCTCCACTACCTGCCCTTTACCTTGGTACTGATATGGTATGCCCCTATCTACTTTAATGCAGATACCTCGGTACTAAACCAGGCCGTAACCGATATATTATACAGCAGACAGACAATGTTTTTTAGGGTAATATTGCTAAATGCGCATGTGTTAGCGTACTGCATTTACCTCTTTATCTACCTCAGTAAGCAGCAACAAGTGAGGCTTAGCGGAGATAAATTTACCGATAGAAGAATAGGGTGGATGCGTAAATCAGCATTTTGCTATCTGGGCTTTACCCTTAGCTTCCTGAGCTATTACCTGCTCGTCTATACCATTGATTTTAGTATCGTATATGACTACGCCATTTCGGCTTCCATGACGATATTTATTTACATGGTAGGCTATATGGGTTATCGCCAGCCTGAGGTCATTACCGGTTATGCGGAAGAAGCTGCTCAGAAGTATGTTAAATCCGGGCTAAGTACGGAAGAAGCGGAAGTTTATACTGAACAGTTACTGCAATACATGAAGCTTGAGAGACCCTATTTGTCCCCTGAGCTCAAGCTGGGCGATCTGGCTGGTAAGTTAGAGGTTTCCCGCCACCACCTTTCTCAAATAATCAATGGGCAATTGGGACTTACTTTTTCAGACTTTGTGAATCGCTATCGGGTAGAGGAAGCGCAGCGAATACTGGCAGATGCTGATTACCGTGAACTCAAGATTTTAGCAGTGGCCTTTGAAGCAGGCTTCAATACCAAAGCATCTTTCTACAATGCGTTCAGGAAAATGACAGGCACTTCACCTAAGCGTTACCGTAAACAGCAACTGAAACTTCAACGCCAGCTTAACTAG
- a CDS encoding TVP38/TMEM64 family protein: MTLFTQILRTNRRSAMLTLWMAVVPLTISSLITFYALSHENLIQQFGQFMWALFFIASCLTMALAITPTTFIALLSGYFLGITAAPFVIIAYILASYLGYQLTHVVDNGHFIQTIKALPGGRGEKALRFLDGIQHNQFGLIVMARISPVLPFAIMNVLLPIAGVRLKAFLLAGTVGMLPRTLLFIWLGSQAQELRSLIEEGRSDFTAQLMFVVLLAISVFGLLYYGKRILNKYVEH, from the coding sequence TTGACACTATTCACTCAAATTCTGCGTACTAACCGTCGCTCAGCAATGCTTACGCTGTGGATGGCTGTAGTTCCGCTTACCATTAGTTCTCTTATTACCTTTTATGCCCTAAGTCACGAAAATCTGATTCAGCAGTTTGGTCAATTTATGTGGGCGCTATTTTTTATAGCATCCTGCCTGACGATGGCATTAGCAATCACCCCCACTACTTTCATTGCTTTACTTAGCGGGTATTTTTTGGGGATAACTGCTGCTCCTTTTGTCATTATTGCCTACATATTAGCTTCCTATCTGGGCTACCAGCTTACCCACGTGGTGGATAATGGTCATTTTATACAAACCATCAAAGCGTTGCCCGGAGGAAGAGGAGAAAAGGCCCTGCGCTTTCTGGATGGCATACAGCATAATCAGTTTGGTCTCATCGTTATGGCCCGCATCTCTCCTGTCCTGCCTTTTGCTATCATGAATGTGCTGCTGCCCATCGCTGGAGTACGGCTTAAGGCATTTTTGCTGGCCGGCACAGTGGGCATGCTCCCGCGTACTTTACTCTTCATCTGGCTGGGGAGCCAGGCGCAGGAACTGAGATCATTGATAGAAGAAGGTCGCTCCGACTTTACAGCGCAGCTGATGTTTGTGGTGTTGCTGGCTATTTCAGTCTTTGGACTGTTATATTATGGCAAGCGAATTTTGAATAAGTATGTGGAGCATTGA
- a CDS encoding M20/M25/M40 family metallo-hydrolase, which yields MRTNYKYVVIAFLAGGICLAEILSSKVYAQGTARIDKKYTREISALSKNNSVQDAFQSIEEFSAQALENLILLTELPAPPFKEEKRAAKYAEMLKEYGADSVWIDGEGNAIGLRKGTKQDKTVVLEAHIDTVFPEETDVRVKQRGDTLFAPGIMDDTRGLAMLLTVLQAMEKHKIETEADVLFIGTVGEEGLGDLRGVKYLFREGAPKIDAYIAVDGSGLGRITHEGLGSHRYKVTFKGPGGHSWGAFGLVNPHHALGKAIAYFTEEADRYTQEGPRTSYNVGMIGGGTSVNAIPFESWMQVDMRSESPEKLEGIDEIFQRAIQKALEEENAVKRRGPDLEVDIEMIGDRPSGKLPADLPLVQRTIAATQFFDQEPMLRIGSTNSNTPISKGVPAVTIGAGGEGGKAHSLEEWYIPKDDYLAAQRTLLLLLAESGLAK from the coding sequence ATGAGAACAAATTATAAGTATGTAGTAATAGCATTTCTGGCAGGAGGTATTTGTCTGGCGGAAATACTAAGTTCAAAAGTATATGCCCAGGGAACAGCCCGGATAGATAAAAAATATACACGGGAGATCTCAGCCCTGTCCAAAAATAACAGTGTACAGGATGCTTTTCAGTCGATAGAGGAGTTTAGCGCACAAGCCTTGGAAAACCTGATACTGCTCACCGAGTTACCGGCTCCGCCTTTCAAAGAAGAAAAGCGAGCAGCCAAATACGCGGAGATGCTGAAAGAATATGGCGCGGACTCGGTATGGATTGATGGAGAGGGGAATGCTATTGGTCTGCGAAAAGGGACTAAGCAAGATAAAACCGTAGTGTTGGAGGCCCATATAGATACCGTCTTTCCTGAAGAAACCGATGTTAGGGTTAAGCAAAGAGGAGATACCCTCTTTGCCCCGGGCATTATGGACGACACCCGTGGTTTGGCGATGCTTCTCACCGTGCTTCAGGCGATGGAAAAACACAAGATAGAAACCGAAGCTGATGTACTATTCATCGGTACGGTAGGAGAAGAGGGCTTAGGAGATCTAAGAGGCGTCAAATATTTATTCAGAGAAGGAGCTCCTAAAATAGACGCTTACATTGCAGTAGATGGTAGCGGGCTGGGCAGAATTACGCATGAGGGGCTGGGCTCCCATCGTTACAAAGTAACCTTTAAAGGGCCGGGCGGGCATTCCTGGGGTGCTTTTGGCCTGGTCAACCCGCACCATGCTTTGGGCAAAGCTATCGCTTATTTTACAGAGGAGGCAGACCGGTATACGCAGGAAGGCCCCAGAACTAGTTACAATGTAGGTATGATCGGTGGTGGAACATCCGTGAATGCTATTCCTTTTGAATCCTGGATGCAGGTGGATATGCGCTCTGAGAGTCCTGAAAAACTGGAAGGTATAGACGAAATCTTTCAGAGAGCAATTCAGAAGGCGCTGGAAGAGGAAAATGCTGTCAAAAGGAGAGGGCCTGATCTGGAGGTAGATATTGAGATGATCGGTGATCGCCCTTCCGGTAAACTACCTGCAGACCTGCCATTGGTTCAGCGCACTATCGCAGCTACGCAATTTTTTGATCAGGAGCCTATGCTCAGAATTGGGTCTACCAATTCCAATACGCCAATCAGTAAAGGAGTCCCTGCCGTCACGATTGGAGCAGGGGGTGAAGGTGGAAAAGCCCACTCTCTGGAAGAGTGGTATATTCCTAAAGACGATTATCTGGCAGCGCAGCGTACCCTGCTATTGCTGCTTGCTGAGTCAGGTTTGGCTAAGTAG
- a CDS encoding YciI family protein codes for MEFMIIAYDADDENALARRLKVREAHLKQAALMKEKGHLIEGGAILNDDGQMIGSTLYCRFDSRAHLNQWIANDPYWLGNVWVKVEVKPIRLVKF; via the coding sequence ATGGAATTTATGATCATTGCTTATGATGCCGATGATGAAAACGCGCTGGCACGTAGGCTAAAAGTACGAGAAGCGCATCTTAAACAGGCAGCCCTGATGAAAGAAAAAGGTCACTTGATTGAAGGAGGAGCGATTCTTAATGATGATGGACAAATGATTGGTTCTACGCTCTACTGCCGCTTTGATTCCCGCGCGCATCTAAACCAATGGATTGCCAATGATCCCTACTGGCTGGGCAATGTATGGGTGAAGGTTGAAGTCAAGCCCATCAGGCTGGTGAAGTTTTAA